The genomic segment ATAGTCTAAGGTCGGCGGGCGAGACGCCCGCCCTACCGGGGCAGCACCGGCTGGAAAGCCTGTGCTACCGAGCCTAAAAATTTGGAATAAATTATGAGAGACATCGTTACCTTAGCCTGTACCGAATGCAAGCGGCGGAACTACACAACCACCAAGAACAAACGGCGGACCCCGGATCGGCTTGCCTTTAAAAAGTTTTGTGCTTTTTGCCGGACCCATACCCTCCATCGCGAGAGCAAGTAGAGGATAAGACAGGCCAGTAGCTCTAACGGTTAGAGCGCCGGTCTCCAAAACCGGATGTTGGGGGTTCGAATCCCTCCTGGCCTGCCAGTTATGGTCCGTGACCTGGGACGACGAGATCGGTTGGTGCCACCGCTATCTAACCGCGCACGCAGATACTCTCCTCGAACTCCCTTAATCGAGGTGCTTCAGGGTTAACACGATCCAGCCCGGATTTCCTGAGACGCGAGGCTAGGTGCTGGGCGTCAGGCGGGGGCTGGGTTTTTCCGTGTCATGGGGAATATGAGAGTGGAACCGGTATGATTAAAAAGACCAAGACGAAGCCCAAAGGGACCCTGAAAGAGGGCGGCGACGCGCCTCGGGGGCAGGTGGTCAGACTCAAGCAGGGCAAAGCGCGGCCGGGTTGGTTCAGCAAGGTTCCGCCGATTAAGCAATATTGGGCCCAAACCAAGGACTTCCTGGTGGAAGCGGTCCAGGAACTGAAGAAGGTCAACTGGCCCAACCGCAAAGAGACCTTGGGCACCACAGGCGTTGTCCTCGTCCTGGTGTTCTTTATCGCGGGTTACCTGGGATTCGTGGATTTCCTCCTGTCCCATTTCGTCCGGTATTTCATTCATTAGAGCGACAGCCGAGGGCGGCTATCCTACAAAAAGGCCAGACCGTGTCCAAAAAATGGTACATCATCCATACCTATTCGGGCTTTGAGCAGAAAGTCAAGAATGCCATCATGGAGCGGGCCAAGTCCCGGGGCTTGGAACACCTGGTGGAACAGGTGTTGGTGCCTACGGAGACGGTGGAAGAGATGGTCAAGGGAGAGCGGAAACTCTCTTCCCGCAAGTTTTATCCAGGCTACGTCCTGGTGCAGATGGAGCTGACGGACGATTCCTGGCATCTGGTGAAAGACACCCCCAAGGTGACGGGCTTTATCGGCAGCAAAGAAGAGCCGGTGGCCATCCCCGAGGAAGATGCGCTCAAGATCATTGCCCAGATGCAGGAAGGAGTGCTCAGGCCCAAGCCTAAGATCAAGTTCGAACAAGGGGACAAGGTCCAGGTGATGGACGGGCCGTTTACCAATTTTGCCGGGGTAGTGGACGAAGTGCGGCCGGATCGGGGCCGGGTGCGGGTGATGATCAGCGTGTTCGGGCGGCCGACGCCGGTGGAGTTGGAGTTTACGCAACTAGAAAAGATCTAATGTAGGGGGGCACCTGCGTGTGCCCCCTGATTGAGGGCGGACACACAGGTCCGCCCCTACAGAAATCAAGGAAATATAATATGGCAAAGAAAGTTATCGCTCAGATCAAGTTGCAGATTCCTGCGGGGCAGGCCAACCCCTCGCCGCCCATCGGCCCGGCTTTGGGTCAGCATGGCGTTAATATCATGGAATTCTGCAAAAGCTACAATGCCAAGACCGCGGGCCAGGAAGGGACCATCATCCCGGTGTTGATCACCGTTTTTGCCGACCGCTCCTTCACCTTTGTGACCAAGACGCCGCCGGCGTCGGTGCTGCTCAAGCAGATGGCCCAGGTGGCCAAGGGCTCCAAGGAACCCAACCGGGATAAGGTGGGACAGATTACCAAGGCGCAGTTGGAAGAGATCGCCAAGCAGAAGATGCCGGATCTGAACGCCAACACCCTGGAGATGGCCATGCACAGCATCGCCGGGACCGCCAGGAGCATGGGCATAGAAATAGTTGAGTAGCAGTGACCAGTGGTCAGTGGTCAGTGGCCAGTAAGAAAAGCGATTTGGCCACTACTCATTATGACTGACAAACAGTGAACGAAGTGAAATGTTGGGGAAAAGCAGAGTAACGGTTTTTTTTAACTGATCACTGGCAACTGACCACTGACCACTGATTTTAAAGGGAGAGTGATACCGATGGCCAAACATGGCAAGCGATATCGGGAGGCCGCCGCTAAGGTGGACCGCAATCAGCGCTATCCCTTCCAGGACGCCGTCAATCTGGGGCTGGAGGCATCGTCCAGCAAGTTTGACGAAACCGTGGAGATCGCGGTGGCCCTGGGAGTGAACCCCCGCCACGCCGACCAAATGGTACGGGGTGCGGTGATTCTGCCCAACGGGCTGGGAAAGACGGTGCGGGTCCTGGTGTTCGCCAAGGGAGAAAAGGAAAAAGAAGCCTTGGACGCTGGCGCCGACTACGCCGGGGCTGATGATCTCATCGAGCGTATTAAGGGCGGCTGGATGGAATTCGACAAGGCCGTAGCCACCCCTGACCTCATGGGCGCGGTGGGAAAAATCGGCAAAATCCTGGGTCCCCGGGGCCTGATGCCCAATGTCAAGGTGGGGACGGTTACCTTTGAGGTGGCCAAGGCGGTGGACGAGCTGAAAGGCGGCAAGGTGGAGTTCCGGGTGGACCGGGCCGGCGTGATCCATGCCCCGGTGGGCAAGGTGTCTTTCGGGCCTGAGAAAATCCTACAAAACCTGGCGGCCTTGATGGACGCCCTGGTGCGGCTGAAACCTGCCACCAGCAAGGGCACCTATATGAAAGGCATTCATCTGAGCACCACCATGGGGCCGGGAGTTCCGGTGGACACCAGCGACGTGAAGAATCTGGTGCGCTTGCTGTAAAGGAGAAAGAGGTGCGTAAGTCACAGAAAGCCGATATTGTCCAGGAAATCCAGGAGACGGTAGCGAAATCGCAGATCGGCATCCTGACGGATTTCAAGGGACTGAAGGTAGAGGATATGACCAGGCTGCGGCGGCAGCTTTCAGACGCCTCCGCGGAGCTTCGGGTGGTAAAAAACACCCTGCTCAGGCGGGCCGCGGCCGATGATTCTCCCCTGGCGCCTTTGCTCTCACATTCCACCGGGCCTAATGCCTTGACTCTGGGGTTTGCCGATCCGGTAGCCGTGACCAAGGTGCTCATCAAGTTTGCCCAGGAAAAACCGCAACTGGTGATCAAGGCGGGGGCCCTGGGGGGTCAGGCCTTGACCGTCAAGGACCTGGAGGCCCTCAGCAAGCTGCCGGCCCGGGAAGTGCTCCTGGCCCAATTGCTGGGCGTGATGAACGGTGTGCCCACGGCACTGGTGTCGGTGTTGGCCGCGGTGATTAGAGGCCTGCTCAACGTGCTGGTAGCCTTGAAAGATAAGAAGGCCGAATCCGAGCCTGAGGCGGCTGCGGCGCCCGAGGCCCCAGAGGCTCCGGAAACCCCGGAAGCTCCGGCGGCTGCGGAGCCTGAGGCCGCGCCCGAGGCGGAGGCTTAAGGGCCGATACACAGGTTCGCTTCCCTAAGAAAAAGGGACGGTGTTGTGGGTCCCTTAATCTGGCTAGCCTCTGGAATTTTACGGAAAAGTTCTTATAAATAAATAAATGAGAATAACCGGTTTTGCGGGCTTTCGTCTGGCGGCGCCGGCAATCGTGAAAATAGAAAGATTTACTCGAGGATAAGGAGGAAGGTAAGATGTCCATTTCCCGTGCTGAGGTAGTCGACTACCTGGCCAACATGACGGTGCTGGAACTCTCCACGCTCATCAAGGAGCTGGAAGAGAAGTTTGGGGTGTCGGCTGCGGCCCCGGTGGCGATGGCCGCAGTAGGCGGTGGCGGGGCAGCCGAAGCGGCTCCCGCGGTAGAAGAGAAAACCGAATTCGACGTGGTCCTGACGGTTTGCGGGCCCAACAAGATCCAGGTGATCAAGGAAGTCCGGGCCGTCACCAATTTGGGGCTGAAAGAAGCCAAAGAAGCGGTGGAAAACGTGCCCACTACGCTGAAAGAAGCCATTTC from the Desulfobaccales bacterium genome contains:
- the secE gene encoding preprotein translocase subunit SecE, coding for MIKKTKTKPKGTLKEGGDAPRGQVVRLKQGKARPGWFSKVPPIKQYWAQTKDFLVEAVQELKKVNWPNRKETLGTTGVVLVLVFFIAGYLGFVDFLLSHFVRYFIH
- the rplJ gene encoding 50S ribosomal protein L10, with translation MRKSQKADIVQEIQETVAKSQIGILTDFKGLKVEDMTRLRRQLSDASAELRVVKNTLLRRAAADDSPLAPLLSHSTGPNALTLGFADPVAVTKVLIKFAQEKPQLVIKAGALGGQALTVKDLEALSKLPAREVLLAQLLGVMNGVPTALVSVLAAVIRGLLNVLVALKDKKAESEPEAAAAPEAPEAPETPEAPAAAEPEAAPEAEA
- the rplA gene encoding 50S ribosomal protein L1, which gives rise to MAKHGKRYREAAAKVDRNQRYPFQDAVNLGLEASSSKFDETVEIAVALGVNPRHADQMVRGAVILPNGLGKTVRVLVFAKGEKEKEALDAGADYAGADDLIERIKGGWMEFDKAVATPDLMGAVGKIGKILGPRGLMPNVKVGTVTFEVAKAVDELKGGKVEFRVDRAGVIHAPVGKVSFGPEKILQNLAALMDALVRLKPATSKGTYMKGIHLSTTMGPGVPVDTSDVKNLVRLL
- the rplK gene encoding 50S ribosomal protein L11 yields the protein MAKKVIAQIKLQIPAGQANPSPPIGPALGQHGVNIMEFCKSYNAKTAGQEGTIIPVLITVFADRSFTFVTKTPPASVLLKQMAQVAKGSKEPNRDKVGQITKAQLEEIAKQKMPDLNANTLEMAMHSIAGTARSMGIEIVE
- the nusG gene encoding transcription termination/antitermination protein NusG, translating into MSKKWYIIHTYSGFEQKVKNAIMERAKSRGLEHLVEQVLVPTETVEEMVKGERKLSSRKFYPGYVLVQMELTDDSWHLVKDTPKVTGFIGSKEEPVAIPEEDALKIIAQMQEGVLRPKPKIKFEQGDKVQVMDGPFTNFAGVVDEVRPDRGRVRVMISVFGRPTPVELEFTQLEKI
- the rplL gene encoding 50S ribosomal protein L7/L12; amino-acid sequence: MSISRAEVVDYLANMTVLELSTLIKELEEKFGVSAAAPVAMAAVGGGGAAEAAPAVEEKTEFDVVLTVCGPNKIQVIKEVRAVTNLGLKEAKEAVENVPTTLKEAISKAEAEEVKKKLEAQGATIEIK
- the rpmG gene encoding 50S ribosomal protein L33, giving the protein MRDIVTLACTECKRRNYTTTKNKRRTPDRLAFKKFCAFCRTHTLHRESK